From a single Miscanthus floridulus cultivar M001 chromosome 8, ASM1932011v1, whole genome shotgun sequence genomic region:
- the LOC136475609 gene encoding probable LRR receptor-like serine/threonine-protein kinase RKF3: protein MCSLPPSRPHHPHPLPPPMCPPLLLSALLLLLRPIPLASQPAAPSPAPPQCALNFTALLPFLAPPLPSDDASRCAVATQSVTFLVSLHLAATSSFVLPPNASSCLSPLRAALPYPFPASGCGLSGLDAVLASPGCGNVSTVADFDALVPPASRRDIDASCDRDLSAVPDCTACSTALSKAAAAYLLAGSPNATNNNVTGCVQYPSIYAGAEASPRRPADPATVYCLFLLKANPPQSHSSGVAPWVYGVAFGSLAAVLLLAAAAGCCFVVRRRRARAAAAALAADSRSKRSQAMESISASTTLVKFTYDDIKAATDGFARKSIIGHGGFGNVYKGVLRDGAEVAVKRFKNCSAAGDAAFAHEVEVVASVRHVNLVALRGYCIATTQREGHQRMIVCDLMHNGSLYDHLFGAGECQLAWPVRQRIAIGMARGLAYLHRGAQPAIIHRDIKPSNILLDDEFEAKVADFGLAKFAPEGMTHVSTRVAGTLGYVAPEYALYGQLTEKSDVYSFGVVLLELLSGKKAFISLGEGQSFVLIDWAWSLVRRGRTVEVIQEGMVDPGPTKMMEKYVLVGALCTHPQLHARPTMEQALKILEADSVPSPLIIPERPIPVVADLAEIERSASSSGSGQLFSPSGFQSFIHANVDAAVVSPNET, encoded by the coding sequence ATGTGCTCCCTTCCTCCCTCccggcctcatcatcctcatccccTTCCGCCTCCCATGTGTCCCCCCCTCCTCCTCTccgctctcctcctcctcctccgccccaTCCCGCTCGCCTCCCAACCGGCCGCCCCCTCTCCGGCGCCGCCGCAATGCGCGCTCAACTTCACCGCGCTGCTCcccttcctcgcgccgccgctgccgtcggaCGACGCCTCCCGCTGCGCGGTCGCCACGCAGTCGGTCACCTTCCTCGTCTCGCTCCACCTCGCGGCCACATCATCCTTCGTACTCCCACCCAACGCCTCCTCCTGCCTGTCCCCGCTCCGCGCCGCGCTCCCCTACCCGTTCCCCGCGTCAGGCTGCGGCCTCTCGGGCCTCGACGCCGTCCTCGCCTCCCCGGGCTGCGGCAACGTCTCCacggtcgccgacttcgacgcgCTCGTCCCGCCCGCCTCGCGCCGGGACATCGACGCCAGCTGCGACCGCGACCTCTCCGCCGTCCCCGACTGCACCGCCTGCTCCACCGCGCTCAGCAAGGCTGCTGCGGCCTATCTCCTGGCTGGATCCCCGAACGCCACGAATAACAACGTCACCGGGTGCGTGCAGTACCCCTCCATCTACGCCGGCGCCGAGGCTAGCCCTCGCAGGCCCGCCGACCCGGCCACTGTCTACTGCCTCTTTCTACTCAAGGCGAACCCGCCTCAGTCCCACAGCTCCGGCGTCGCCCCCTGGGTCTACGGCGTCGCGTTCGGCTCCCTCGCGGCAGTGCTGCTCCTCGCGGCAGCAGCGGGATGCTGCTTCGTCGTGAGGCGGAGGCGGGCGCGAGCTGCCGCTGCCGCACTGGCCGCAGACAGCAGGAGCAAGCGTTCTCAGGCCATGGAGTCCATCAGCGCCAGCACCACGCTCGTCAAGTTCACCTACGACGATATCAAGGCTGCCACCGACGGGTTCGCCAGGAAGAGCATTATCGGCCACGGTGGCTTCGGGAATGTCTACAAGGGGGTGCTGCGCGACGGTGCCGAGGTGGCGGTGAAGCGATTCAAGAACTGCTCCGCGGCTGGGGACGCCGCCTTTGCGCacgaggtggaggtggtggccagCGTGCGCCACGTCAACTTGGTCGCGCTACGTGGCTACTGCATCGCCACCACACAGAGGGAAGGCCACCAGCGGATGATCGTTTGCGACCTGATGCACAATGGCAGCCTGTATGATCATCTGTTCGGTGCTGGAGAATGCCAGTTGGCGTGGCCGGTGAGGCAGAGGATTGCCATTGGCATGGCGAGAGGGCTGGCCTACCTGCATCGTGGTGCACAGCCAGCCATTATTCACAGGGATATCAAACCGAGCAACATCTtacttgatgatgaatttgaggCCAAGGTGGCTGATTTTGGACTGGCCAAGTTTGCGCCTGAGGGGATGACACATGTGAGCACAAGGGTTGCCGGAACACTAGGTTATGTTGCCCCAGAGTATGCACTCTATGGCCAATTGACTGAGAAGAGCGATGTGTATAGCTTCGGTGTTGTGCTTCTTGAGCTTCTGAGTGGAAAGAAGGCGTTCATTTCTCTCGGCGAGGGACAGAGCTTTGTGCTCATTGATTGGGCTTGGTCTTTGGTGCGAAGAGGGAGGACAGTGGAGGTGATCCAAGAGGGAATGGTTGATCCTGGTCCAACTAAGATGATGGAGAAGTATGTGCTTGTTGGTGCACTCTGCACACATCCCCAGCTGCATGCAAGACCTACAATGGAGCAGGCGCTGAAGATACTTGAGGCTGATTCAGTACCAAGTCCTTTGATTATTCCTGAGAGGCCAATCCCTGTTGTTGCAGACCTGGCTGAGATTGAGAGGTCAGCCAGCAGCAGTGGATCAGGTCAGCTGTTTAGCCCCTCTGGTTTCCAATCTTTTATTCATGCGAATGTGGATGCTGCTGTGGTGTCTCCAAATGAAACATGA